In Niallia sp. FSL W8-0635, one genomic interval encodes:
- the noc gene encoding nucleoid occlusion protein — protein MKPSFSRFFGLGEKGEQIEEASQISADAAQEEIESMGSNEEVRRIPINQIVPNRFQPRTVFDDEKIEELARTIHTHGIIQPIVLREYEEDKFEIIAGERRWRAMKKLGWEEAPAIIKNMSDTETASVALIENLQREELSPIEEAIAYGKLLELHNLTQEALAQRLGKGQSTVANKLRLLKLPEEIQEALLNKEISERHARSMIPLKEREKQIQLLQEIIEKSLNVKQTEERVVKMLEQTQQKPKPKRKAFSKDMRIAVNTIRQSLNMVSDSGINLNAEEEEFEDFYQFTIKIPKKK, from the coding sequence ATGAAGCCTTCTTTCTCACGATTTTTTGGACTAGGCGAAAAAGGAGAGCAAATAGAAGAAGCTAGTCAAATAAGTGCAGATGCTGCTCAAGAGGAGATCGAGAGTATGGGAAGTAATGAAGAAGTTAGACGAATCCCAATTAATCAGATTGTTCCTAACCGTTTTCAACCAAGAACGGTATTTGATGATGAGAAAATTGAAGAATTAGCTCGTACAATCCATACACATGGTATTATTCAGCCAATCGTATTAAGAGAGTATGAGGAAGATAAATTTGAAATCATTGCTGGAGAACGAAGATGGAGAGCAATGAAAAAACTTGGTTGGGAAGAAGCACCAGCTATCATTAAAAACATGAGTGATACAGAAACAGCTTCTGTTGCACTCATAGAGAATCTCCAAAGGGAAGAACTTTCTCCAATTGAAGAAGCGATTGCGTATGGAAAATTATTAGAATTGCACAATCTTACCCAGGAGGCACTAGCCCAAAGATTAGGGAAAGGGCAGTCGACTGTTGCAAATAAATTAAGACTTTTAAAATTACCAGAAGAAATTCAAGAAGCTTTATTGAATAAAGAAATTTCTGAGCGTCATGCTCGATCCATGATTCCTTTAAAAGAAAGAGAAAAACAAATCCAACTATTACAAGAAATCATAGAAAAGAGCTTAAACGTAAAGCAAACAGAAGAACGCGTTGTGAAAATGCTTGAACAAACGCAGCAGAAGCCGAAACCAAAAAGAAAAGCATTTAGTAAAGATATGCGAATAGCAGTAAATACAATTCGTCAATCACTAAATATGGTTTCTGATAGTGGAATTAATTTAAATGCCGAAGAAGAAGAGTTTGAAGATTTTTATCAATTTACGATAAAAATTCCGAAAAAGAAATAA
- the rsmG gene encoding 16S rRNA (guanine(527)-N(7))-methyltransferase RsmG, producing the protein MKTEDFIQMLSDKGITLSDQQIRQFELYFETLVEWNEKMNLTAITEKSEVYLKHFYDSITAGFYYEGFHEAVHLCDVGAGAGFPSIPLKIIFPDLKVTIVDSLKKRIHFLEHLASLLELKEVNFIHDRAETFGQNKEYRESFDIVTARAVARLSVLSELCLPLVKVGGTFVAMKAASAKEEIEAGKKAVGLLGGKVQSTHSFLLPIEESERNIIIIAKEKPTPKKYPRKPGTPNKEPIE; encoded by the coding sequence ATGAAGACGGAAGATTTTATTCAAATGTTGTCCGATAAGGGAATTACTTTATCGGACCAGCAAATAAGACAGTTTGAGCTCTACTTTGAAACATTGGTAGAGTGGAATGAAAAAATGAATTTAACAGCGATTACAGAAAAATCAGAAGTTTATTTGAAACATTTTTATGATTCAATCACTGCAGGATTTTATTATGAGGGGTTTCACGAAGCTGTACATTTATGTGATGTAGGTGCAGGAGCAGGTTTTCCAAGCATCCCTTTGAAAATTATTTTTCCAGATTTAAAGGTAACAATTGTCGATTCTTTGAAAAAAAGAATCCATTTTCTTGAACATTTAGCGTCTTTATTAGAGTTAAAAGAGGTTAACTTTATTCACGACCGAGCAGAAACATTTGGCCAAAATAAAGAATATCGCGAATCCTTTGATATTGTAACTGCAAGGGCAGTAGCCAGACTCTCTGTGTTAAGCGAGCTTTGTCTGCCACTAGTAAAGGTTGGAGGTACTTTTGTTGCGATGAAAGCAGCAAGTGCCAAAGAAGAAATAGAAGCTGGGAAAAAGGCTGTAGGTCTATTAGGGGGAAAGGTTCAATCAACGCACTCCTTTTTACTACCTATTGAAGAAAGTGAAAGAAATATCATCATAATAGCAAAAGAAAAGCCAACACCTAAAAAGTATCCTAGGAAACCAGGAACTCCTAATAAAGAACCGATTGAATAG